A genomic segment from Amygdalobacter nucleatus encodes:
- a CDS encoding M48 family metallopeptidase encodes MNFEARTIELDGFTVTIIPKLGLKRMYFRYYPNKDIINVSHDIRVPESEAMRFIRQQLLNLAPKIKKARFKQAKQDINYVTGDIITIWGEAHRLEVRLGGHTYRCCQKDGIIYLFAPETCDKEKRKKFLLNYLRTQFLERVQAVTPSLEQICHVKANTYHAKLMKTRWGSCNIVSKSINLNLSLVHKDPACLDYVICHELVHLLERHHNQRFYQLLAEFYPDWQRAKTKLEAE; translated from the coding sequence ATGAATTTTGAAGCAAGGACGATAGAATTAGATGGCTTTACCGTTACGATTATTCCCAAGCTAGGCTTGAAACGTATGTACTTTCGTTATTATCCGAACAAAGACATTATCAATGTTTCACATGATATTAGAGTTCCTGAGTCTGAAGCTATGCGATTTATAAGGCAGCAGCTTTTGAATTTAGCACCGAAAATCAAAAAAGCTAGGTTCAAACAAGCTAAACAGGATATTAATTATGTGACAGGTGATATTATCACGATTTGGGGCGAAGCTCATAGATTAGAAGTTAGATTAGGTGGCCATACTTATCGTTGCTGTCAAAAAGATGGAATTATTTATCTGTTTGCGCCTGAAACTTGTGACAAAGAAAAGCGAAAGAAGTTTTTGCTCAATTACTTGCGTACACAATTTTTGGAACGCGTGCAAGCTGTTACGCCTAGCTTAGAGCAAATATGTCACGTCAAGGCAAATACGTACCATGCCAAATTAATGAAAACACGCTGGGGTTCTTGCAATATTGTTAGTAAAAGCATTAATCTTAATTTGAGCTTGGTACACAAAGATCCTGCTTGCTTAGACTATGTGATTTGTCATGAACTGGTGCACCTCTTAGAGAGACACCATAATCAGCGCTTTTATCAATTGTTGGCTGAGTTTTATCCTGATTGGCAGCGAGCTAAGACCAAATTGGAAGCAGAATAG
- a CDS encoding M20 metallopeptidase family protein, which translates to MAIFKALNDYVVEMRRYFHAHPELSWQEVMTSEKIQAELTKLGIPFVKGKGTAVIGTIKGGQPGKKLGIRADIDALPVTEKTGLPFSSENKGVMHACGHDAHISILLAAAKFLNEQKAQLKGEIRVIFQSAE; encoded by the coding sequence ATGGCTATTTTCAAAGCATTAAACGATTATGTTGTTGAGATGCGCAGATATTTTCACGCACATCCAGAACTTTCTTGGCAAGAAGTTATGACCAGCGAAAAAATTCAAGCTGAGCTAACTAAGCTGGGCATTCCTTTCGTTAAGGGCAAAGGTACAGCTGTTATCGGCACAATCAAAGGTGGTCAGCCTGGTAAGAAATTAGGCATTCGTGCAGATATTGATGCTTTGCCTGTAACGGAGAAAACTGGTTTACCATTCTCATCTGAAAATAAAGGCGTAATGCATGCCTGTGGCCACGATGCGCATATTTCCATTCTTTTGGCAGCTGCCAAGTTCTTAAACGAGCAAAAAGCACAATTAAAGGGTGAAATTAGAGTTATCTTCCAATCAGCTGAATAG
- a CDS encoding bis(5'-nucleosyl)-tetraphosphatase, whose amino-acid sequence MAREKSCGAIAFTCLNGVRYYVIVQQIDGHHGFPKGHVEGDESEIMTAMREIKEETGLEPKIMHGFRYEDSYLLPNKADTLKQVIYFLAEYSNQILVPQASEIKQIELLPYDEAYQRLEYYSLKRALHLAEHFLQTSK is encoded by the coding sequence ATGGCAAGGGAGAAATCATGTGGCGCAATTGCTTTCACGTGTCTTAATGGTGTGCGATATTACGTGATTGTGCAGCAGATTGATGGCCATCATGGCTTTCCTAAAGGACACGTGGAAGGTGACGAAAGTGAAATAATGACGGCTATGCGTGAAATCAAGGAAGAAACTGGGCTTGAGCCCAAAATTATGCATGGCTTTCGTTATGAAGACAGTTATCTTTTGCCGAATAAAGCAGATACACTTAAGCAGGTGATTTATTTTCTAGCTGAATACAGCAATCAAATATTAGTACCACAAGCGTCAGAGATTAAGCAGATTGAGCTCTTACCTTATGATGAAGCTTATCAACGGCTAGAGTATTATAGCTTGAAGCGAGCTTTGCATTTAGCGGAGCATTTCTTACAGACGAGCAAGTAA
- a CDS encoding sensor histidine kinase: MSKLAAEQVLRQVIGNAIRYCREGGLIKVWADLDCLYVFDSCNKLSEAEIARSFELLSNELVAHSSSLGLFIVKNILNKYNLDFAFTNVDNGMCFKIQLSQKRS, encoded by the coding sequence TTGTCCAAGTTAGCTGCTGAACAAGTTTTAAGGCAGGTGATAGGCAATGCAATTCGATATTGTAGAGAAGGTGGTTTAATCAAGGTATGGGCAGATTTAGATTGCCTCTATGTGTTTGATAGCTGCAATAAGCTCAGCGAGGCTGAAATTGCTCGCTCTTTTGAGCTTTTATCGAATGAATTAGTAGCCCATAGTAGCAGTTTAGGCTTATTCATTGTCAAAAATATACTTAACAAGTATAATCTCGATTTTGCTTTTACGAATGTAGATAATGGCATGTGCTTTAAGATACAGCTTAGCCAAAAGCGTTCCTAG
- a CDS encoding NAD(P)-dependent oxidoreductase, with the protein MKIAFIGTGVMGSAMVKNLLKAGFTVNVYNRTASKAQALTSYGANFCASIKDCVEAVDVVITIVGYPKNVESCYKEIFSHAKEGTVLIDMTTSSPALANTIYKTAQAAKMFALDAPVSGGDIGAINGKLTIMVGGDENVYQQVLPIFQAMGTTINYIGQAGSGQHCKMANQIAIAGNIAGAMEAITYALKNKLDYDRVYQAISKGSAASFQLDYASKKIKTDDYKPGFFIKHFIKDMKIAKAEADRQKLLLPVLEQVLKQFEVLADKGYGDLGTQALFKYYQES; encoded by the coding sequence ATGAAAATAGCTTTTATCGGAACTGGCGTAATGGGTTCCGCTATGGTCAAAAACTTGCTCAAAGCTGGCTTTACAGTCAATGTCTACAATCGTACAGCTAGCAAGGCCCAGGCTTTAACTAGCTATGGCGCTAATTTTTGTGCATCAATTAAAGATTGTGTCGAAGCAGTTGATGTTGTAATCACGATCGTTGGTTACCCTAAAAATGTTGAAAGTTGCTACAAAGAAATATTTAGCCACGCTAAAGAAGGCACTGTCTTAATCGATATGACAACGTCATCGCCAGCCTTAGCTAATACAATATATAAGACAGCCCAGGCTGCTAAGATGTTTGCCCTAGATGCACCTGTATCAGGTGGCGATATTGGCGCTATTAATGGTAAGTTGACGATCATGGTCGGTGGTGATGAAAATGTGTATCAACAAGTTTTACCTATTTTCCAAGCAATGGGAACGACCATTAACTACATTGGTCAAGCAGGTAGCGGTCAACATTGTAAAATGGCTAATCAAATTGCAATTGCGGGCAATATAGCGGGAGCTATGGAGGCCATCACCTACGCACTCAAAAATAAGCTTGACTATGATAGAGTCTATCAAGCTATTTCCAAAGGTTCGGCTGCTTCTTTCCAATTGGATTATGCTAGCAAAAAGATCAAGACCGATGACTACAAGCCTGGTTTCTTTATCAAGCATTTCATCAAGGATATGAAAATTGCCAAAGCTGAAGCTGACAGACAAAAGCTGTTATTGCCTGTCCTAGAACAAGTTCTCAAGCAATTTGAGGTCTTAGCAGATAAAGGTTATGGTGATTTAGGCACACAGGCTTTGTTCAAGTATTATCAGGAAAGCTGA
- a CDS encoding RbsD/FucU family protein: MLKGIPAILSPELLKRLCEMGHSDRLVIADGNFPAESIGKNAYVVHLDGHNVPDILRAVLKVLPLDAYVEKPVSLMAKVPGDTAQTPIWDIVKAEVAKVDKRGDEAVGFVERFQFYEEARKAYLIITSSETALYGNVILQKGVVLE, from the coding sequence ATGCTTAAAGGTATTCCCGCTATATTAAGTCCTGAATTATTAAAGAGGCTCTGTGAAATGGGCCATTCTGATCGCTTGGTAATTGCTGATGGTAATTTTCCAGCTGAATCAATTGGAAAGAATGCATATGTTGTACACTTGGATGGTCACAATGTACCAGATATATTGCGTGCTGTTTTAAAAGTTTTGCCACTAGATGCTTATGTGGAAAAACCAGTAAGCTTGATGGCTAAAGTTCCAGGCGATACAGCTCAAACTCCAATTTGGGATATTGTTAAAGCTGAAGTTGCTAAGGTTGACAAACGTGGAGATGAGGCAGTTGGTTTTGTTGAGCGCTTTCAGTTCTATGAAGAGGCACGTAAGGCTTATTTGATAATCACAAGTTCTGAAACAGCTTTGTATGGAAATGTGATTTTGCAAAAGGGCGTTGTGCTTGAATAA
- a CDS encoding IS3 family transposase — MGCGTQGEKAAIIKELREKGYQLKYLLKAIGMSKSTYYFEINKSDVVADRNEELLIVIREIFEKNKHRYGVRRIYHELLNRGYHINHKRVQRLMHKAGLAGKRPKEKYHSYKGEVGKIADNVINRDFSTTAPLQKWTTDVSQFNFSWGKCYISPVLDMNTNEIISYNLSTSPNLEQVSRMLDRAFEKFPSVEGLIFHSDQGWQYMHAYFRNTLQKHGIVQSMSRKGNCYDNCIMETFFGRLKNEMYYGYEKDYSSFEEFSKAVEEYIDYYNNKRIQAKTKWMPPVQYRIASMCPA; from the coding sequence ATGGGCTGCGGAACTCAAGGCGAAAAAGCAGCAATCATCAAAGAACTCCGTGAAAAAGGATACCAATTAAAATATCTCTTAAAAGCTATTGGCATGTCTAAATCAACTTATTATTTTGAGATTAACAAATCAGATGTAGTTGCTGATCGCAATGAAGAATTACTGATTGTTATTAGAGAAATATTTGAAAAAAACAAGCATAGATATGGTGTTCGTAGAATTTATCATGAATTACTAAATCGTGGATATCATATAAATCATAAGCGAGTTCAACGCCTTATGCATAAAGCAGGATTAGCTGGTAAGCGTCCAAAGGAAAAATATCATTCTTATAAGGGCGAAGTAGGTAAGATTGCTGATAATGTAATAAATAGGGATTTCAGTACAACAGCACCATTGCAGAAATGGACAACAGATGTCTCTCAGTTTAATTTTTCATGGGGGAAATGCTATATCTCTCCAGTACTGGATATGAATACGAATGAAATCATTTCATATAATTTATCAACAAGCCCGAATCTTGAGCAGGTATCAAGAATGCTGGATAGAGCTTTTGAAAAATTCCCATCTGTTGAAGGGCTTATATTTCATTCAGACCAAGGTTGGCAGTATATGCATGCCTATTTTAGAAATACCTTACAGAAACACGGTATTGTACAGTCTATGTCGCGAAAAGGTAATTGTTATGACAACTGTATAATGGAAACCTTCTTCGGAAGACTAAAGAATGAGATGTATTACGGCTATGAGAAAGATTATTCCTCCTTCGAAGAATTCTCAAAAGCAGTTGAAGAATATATAGATTACTATAATAATAAAAGAATTCAGGCAAAAACAAAATGGATGCCTCCTGTACAATACAGGATAGCATCCATGTGTCCAGCCTAG
- the pcp gene encoding pyroglutamyl-peptidase I: protein MKILLTGFTPFNGETVNPAWEAVKLLASPSSELELYKLEVPTAYDEAAQLICNEIDKIQPDYVLALGQAGGVTCLNIEYVGINCQAANIPDNKGVRREYVQIDAKGPAAYFATLPVLKLVKALQEANIPAKVSLSAGTFVCNDVLYSILHHCATRKLKSKCGFLHVPYLPEQVIAKPKMPSMALSDMLKGLEVILAALLQMEK, encoded by the coding sequence ATGAAAATTTTACTAACAGGCTTCACGCCGTTTAATGGTGAAACTGTAAATCCAGCTTGGGAGGCAGTTAAATTATTAGCTAGCCCAAGTTCAGAACTTGAACTTTATAAACTAGAAGTGCCAACAGCTTATGATGAGGCAGCCCAATTGATTTGTAACGAAATAGACAAAATTCAACCAGATTATGTTTTAGCTTTGGGCCAAGCAGGTGGTGTAACTTGCTTGAATATTGAGTATGTGGGCATTAACTGTCAGGCAGCTAATATTCCTGATAACAAGGGCGTGCGAAGAGAGTATGTACAGATTGACGCTAAAGGACCGGCTGCTTATTTTGCAACATTGCCTGTCTTAAAATTAGTCAAAGCTTTGCAAGAAGCTAATATCCCTGCCAAAGTATCTTTGTCAGCCGGAACTTTTGTTTGTAATGATGTTTTGTACAGCATTTTGCATCACTGTGCTACACGTAAACTTAAGAGTAAATGTGGCTTTTTGCATGTGCCGTATTTACCAGAACAAGTTATAGCCAAACCAAAAATGCCATCAATGGCGTTAAGCGATATGTTAAAAGGCCTAGAAGTGATTTTGGCTGCGCTTCTTCAGATGGAAAAATAG
- a CDS encoding helix-turn-helix domain-containing protein: MKYDYAFKLNAVELYRSGQWIETPEGISQKNFRKRIVQWSRIADIYGLDSLRHPTTCKERSAECRYQLVARVLAGESQKSVAISAGIDSGLLSKWVQTYKVKGYEGLNLKKGRKSKKEANVSKKSKPTDLTPSEREELIRLRAETEYLKTENEAIKKLIALRHEKWAAELKAKKQQSSKNSVKKDTN; this comes from the coding sequence ATGAAATACGATTATGCTTTTAAACTTAATGCTGTAGAACTATATCGCTCTGGTCAGTGGATTGAGACACCAGAAGGTATAAGTCAAAAGAATTTTAGAAAAAGAATTGTACAATGGTCAAGAATTGCAGATATATATGGTCTTGATTCTCTTCGGCATCCAACTACATGTAAAGAACGTTCGGCTGAATGTAGATATCAGTTAGTAGCTCGTGTACTTGCTGGTGAATCACAAAAATCTGTTGCTATTAGTGCAGGAATTGATAGTGGATTATTGTCTAAATGGGTTCAGACATATAAAGTTAAAGGGTATGAAGGATTAAATCTCAAAAAAGGCAGAAAAAGTAAGAAGGAAGCAAACGTGAGCAAGAAATCCAAACCCACTGATTTAACCCCATCAGAACGTGAAGAATTAATTCGTCTTAGAGCAGAAACTGAATACTTAAAAACGGAGAATGAAGCAATAAAAAAATTAATCGCCTTGAGACACGAAAAATGGGCTGCGGAACTCAAGGCGAAAAAGCAGCAATCATCAAAGAACTCCGTGAAAAAGGATACCAATTAA
- a CDS encoding NADAR family protein translates to MEIVCFHNPYEENACFSNWYRSEFKLDGITFSSLEQYMMYVKAVCFHDDEIAKLILATDDPATIKALGRKVANFDNSYWNGIRQIVVYRGLIAKFAQDADLRQKLIETKQAVLAECSLDDKIWGNGIAMNDPKRFDLAKWKGQNLMGYTLMMVRAALK, encoded by the coding sequence ATGGAGATTGTTTGTTTTCATAACCCATATGAGGAAAATGCTTGTTTTAGTAATTGGTACAGGTCTGAATTTAAGTTAGATGGTATCACGTTCAGCTCTTTAGAACAGTACATGATGTATGTGAAGGCTGTCTGCTTTCACGATGATGAGATAGCCAAATTGATTTTAGCGACAGACGATCCAGCTACAATCAAAGCTTTGGGGCGAAAGGTAGCCAATTTTGACAATAGCTATTGGAATGGCATACGCCAAATAGTTGTTTATAGGGGCTTAATTGCTAAATTTGCACAGGATGCAGATTTGAGGCAAAAATTAATCGAAACTAAACAAGCTGTATTAGCTGAGTGTTCCTTGGATGACAAAATATGGGGTAATGGTATAGCAATGAATGACCCTAAGCGCTTTGACCTAGCTAAGTGGAAGGGGCAGAATTTGATGGGCTATACCTTGATGATGGTTCGAGCAGCGCTAAAATAG